DNA sequence from the Calditerrivibrio sp. genome:
TATTTTTTTTCAATTCGATAGCTATTTATGTTACCGGATAACAGATCTCTCATCAACTTTTTTTCCTGTTCAAAATCAGGAGGAAAAGTCAGTTCAGCCACTGAAATATTTTTTAACTCTTCAAGGCTATAGCCTACAAGATCACAGAAATAGCTATTAGCCAACAGAATATTACCACTTAAATCCCCAAAAACAATACCCACAGTAGCATTATCAAAAATACTCCTAAAGATCTTTTCCTGCTCCTTAACGGATTGCTCCAATATAACTTTTTCAGTTATATCTTGAACCGTTCCCACAGATCTAATGGGCTTTCCATCGCTATCGTAAAAAGTTTTCCCCCTCTCTATAACATACTTAACCCTTCCATCTGGCATAAGCAATCTATGTTCCACAACATAATCTGTTTTATTTTTTACCGAATTCCAGTATGCAGTATTGACCTTTTCCCTATCATCAGGATGAACAAAAGAGATAAAGGCATCATAAGAAGCTCCAAAATGTTTTTTATCTACCTCAAAGATCACAAAGATTTCATCGGACCAAGTCAATTTATTATTTATAATATCAAGATCCCACGATCCAATAGAAGCAATCTTCTCTGCTTCCTGTAACAAAGATAGTTTTTCCTCGAGTTCCAATTCTACTAATTTCTTCTCAGTAATATCAATATGGACACCGGATACAAGGTGATACTGTCCATTTTCATCAAACTTGAAAACCTTGCCCGACCCACGTATCCACCGATAAGTGTTATCCTTACCCTTCAAGCGGAATTCCACAGTGAAACTATTTTTTTCTTGCAGTTGCTCAAACAAAGACTGCTCAACACCTTTTAAATCATCAGGATGGACCAATGAGGCCCATACATCGTAGCTTATAGGAAATTCTTTTGGAGCATAGCCTAACATAATATAAGCATAATCGGACCAATAAGCCTCACCTGTTTTTACATCCCATAACCACAAACCGATATTACCATTTTCCAAAGCATTAAATATGGATTCCAAATTAGGTGTATTCATAAGCTAATTATAACAGAAAAAGCAGAAGATTACTGCCTTATTTGTTTTATTTTTTATCACTTTTATCTTTTTTTGTATTTCCGTATCGATCCTCGATACTACATCCTGAGCTGGCTCAGCCACCCTTAAAGAAACCCATAAAAACTATAAGCACTACAAAAATTATCAATCCTAAATACTCACCCAATGCTATCTCCTAAAAAATAGTTTATACTATTATTGGCTAGTTATAAAATTTTTCAAATGGTTTATAGCTTCATCCAATTTAGATATATCCTTACCACCTGCCTGTGCAAAATCTGCTCGACCTCCACCACCGCCACCAGTTATCTTAGTGGCTTCCTTCACCAAGATATTAGCAGATAATTTAGCTGTAAGATCTTTGGTTACTCCACATAAAAATGTCAGTTTTTCACCATTTATTACAGGGATAAAAATTACCCCAGACTTTATTTTATTTTTGATATTATCTATCAGTTGCCTTACTGTTTCAAGATCGTCGGCATTTATTTTAAATGTGACAAATCTTATGCCATTTATATCAGAAGAATATTTATCCACTTCACCTAAAAAGCCCATTATATCTTTAGTCTTTATCTCATCCAGTTCCCTTTTTAGGGCTCTATTTTCATCTATGAGTTCCTGAATCTTGGTACTAATCAAATCTGTATTGATCTTGAGAAGAGAAGAAGCCGTATCCAAAATATTATATATCCTTGTCACCTCATCGAAAGCCCTAATCCCAGTTACAGCCTCTATCCTCCTAATCCCAGCAGCAACACTTGTCTCAGATATAATCTTAAAAAAACCGATCTCCCCTGTCTGCCTAACATGACAACCACCACACAACTCTTTTGAAAAACCAAGTACCTCCACAACCCTCACAACCTTATCATATTTCTCTCCAAAAAGAGCCATAGCTCCTGACCTGATGGCATCATCTATAGACATATACTCTTTTTTTACAATAGAATTTTTTATTATTTCTGAATTTACAATCCTTTCGATTTCATATATATTCTCTCTACTCAAACCCTCAAAATGACTGAAATCAAACCTTAGCTTCTCATCATTTACAAGGGAACCAGCCTGACGAACATGATCTCCTAAAACCATCTGTAGTGCTCTGTGGAGTAAATGGGTAGCGGTATGATTTCTCGCCGTAGCAAACCTCTTCTGCGTATCTATATTAGCAACAACTACATCATTTAACTTAAGAAAACCCTTCCTAATAGTAGCTTTATGCACTATAATTCCTGCTATTTTTTTTGTATCACGGACCGTTGCCAGTGCCTGCCCATTGGTCAAGGTTCCTGTATCTCCCATTTGACCACCACCTTCAGGATAAAAAGGTGTTTCATTTAAAACAATATCCACCTCTTCACCTTCTACAGCACTTTCCACTTCTTGTTCACCACGAATAATAGCAATAATACTACCATCTAGAGAAAAATCTTCATAGCCTTTGAACTCCGTCTTTAGATGCGATAATCTTTTGTATATCTCTGGTATCCTCTCCTCACCACTTCCAGCCCAATTCTTTTTTGCCCTTTCCTGCTGAATTGTCATCTCTTTTTCAAATCCGATCATATCAAGCTTATAACCATAATCCTCAGCAATATCTTGTAAAAGATCTGTAGGAAAACCATAGGTATCATATAATCTAAAAATATCTACACCTGATATCTCTTTCGTATCCCTATTTTTCTCCATAATATCTTCAATCATTTTAAGGCCAACATCCAGAGTCCTCGAAAACCTCTTCTCCTCAAAAGCCACCATTTTAGAGATATAATCCTTTTTGTCCTTTAGCTCTATATAATGATCCCCCATAAAATCCACAACATATTCACAAACCCTATAGAAAAATGAATCATCAAACCCAAGCATTTTTCCATGTCTCATCGCCCTTCTCATTATCCTTCTTAACACATAGCCTCTACCTTCATTAGAAGGTATAACACCATCTGCTATGAGAAAGGTCGTGGATCTACTGTGATCAGCTATCACCCTAAAACTCACATCATCCTTTTCACTGACCCCATACTTTTTATTTGCCAGATCAGCAGTAAAATCTATGATAGGTTTTATGAGATCAGTATCGTAGTTTGAGGTCTTTCCTTGGCACACAGCTGTGATCCTCTCTAACCCCATACCTGTATCTATACTCGGTTTTGGCAGGGGAGTGAGTTTACCATCAAAGGATCTATCAAACTGCATAAACACCAAGTTCCACAGCTCAAGATGCCTATCACAATCACAGTCTGGATTGCAATCAGGTCTCTTACACCCAGCATCAGGCCCCAAATCTATATGTATTTCCGAGCATGGTCCACAAGGTCCAGTATCCCCCATAGCCCAAAAATTATCCTTTTCCCCTCGTCTTAGTATCTTTTCAGTGGGGACACCAATTACCTCATTCCAGATTTTAAATGCTTCCTCATCATCGTAGTAAATGGAAACAAACAGCTTTTCCTTGGGAAGCCCCAACTCCACTGTGAGAAACTCCCAAGCATACTCTATGGCTTCTTTTTTGAAGTAATCCCCAAAAGAAAAATTACCGAGCATTTCAAAAAAGGTATGGTGTCTCGCAGTCCTGCCTACATTTTCCAGATCGTTGTGTTTCCCTCCTGCTCTAACAACCTTTTGACATGTTACTGCTTTGTTATAGTCCCTTTTTTCAAGGCCTAAAAAAAGATCTTTAAACTGATTCATACCTGCATTGGTAAATAAAAGAGTGGGATCATTGTGGGGAACCAGCGATGAAGAATCCACTACTCTATGACCATGCTTTTCAAAATACTTCAAAAACCTTTCCCTTATCTCTTTTCCAGATACCATATCTATCTCCTATGATTCTTTTTTTATTCTATTAAGATATTCTTCCCATTCAATGGGCAACATATATTTTTTCTTATTATTACAATCCTTACAAGCAGCAACGATATTCCCTTTTGTAGACTTACCTCCTCTTATCAAAGGCACTATATGATCCATAGTCAGCTCTTTTGGAGGAACTTTTTTTCCACAGTAATAGCATTCCCCTTTAGAGATAAGAGTATTCCACCACTGTTTCTTTCTAAGCTCTCTGGCTTTTTGTCTCTCTTTTTTAATTTCTTCTTCTGAAATATCAGATATAAAAAAATTGTCCATATTTTAAAACTATAATATATTTTTCTATTTATTTTCAAGCGAAATTTTGCTAAAAGGGATGGCTAAAAATTTTAAGGGGTAAGTTTATGGAAAAAACAGAACACAGCGGTCTTGAGGCACATGGTTTTAAAAACCTAAAGAGGATCCATTGGAACCTCTCCACACCAGAACTATATGAAGAGATTATCAAAAGACAAGAAGGTATTTTAGCCCACTTAGGGCCAATAGTTGTAAGAACAGGCCATCACACAGGTAGATCACCCAACGATAAGTTTATCGTTGATGATGGCGTTTATAGCAAAGATGTAAACTGGTCAAAGGATAACAAACCTATCTCCAAAGAAAATTTCGAAAGGATATATGCAAGAATTCAGGCCTATTTGCAGACAAAAGAGGTTTTTGTTCAGGAGTTGTATGCTGGAGCAGATAAGGAATACCAAATCAAAGTAAGGGTCATCACAGAAACAGCCTGGCACAATCTTTTTGCCAGAAACATGTTTATCAGGGAATATGATAAGGATAAACTTAAGGACTTTCAACCTGATTTTACCGTTATAAATGTACCAAGATTTCATGCAATACCAGAAATAGATGGCACAAATTCGGAAACATTTATCATTTTAAACCTTGAGAAAAAAGTGGTCATCATAGGTGGTACAAGTTATGCCGGCGAAATAAAAAAGTCTATATTTACAGTAATGAATTATCTTCTACCAAAAAAAGGTGTATTATCTATGCACTGCTCTGCAAATGTTGGAAAGAAAGGTGATGTTGCACTCTTTTTCGGATTATCTGGCACAGGTAAAACTACACTTTCCACTGATCCAGAAAGGGCCCTTGTTGGTGATGATGAACATGGTTGGAGTGATAAAGGAATTTTTAATATAGAGGGTGGTTGTTACGCAAAAGTGATAAAACTTTCTCAAAAATCTGAACCAGACATATATGAATGCACTAGAAAATTTGGAACCATACTTGAGAACGTTACCATCGACGTTATAACCAGAAGAATAGATTTAGATGACGATTCCCTTACAGAAAATACAAGGGCATCTTATCCGATAACACATCTACCCAATATCGTCCCAGACGGCATAGCTGGTATACCATCCAATATAATATTTTTAACCTATGATGCTTTTGGAGTGTTGCCCCCAGTGGCAAAACTAAATATGAACCAAGCAATGTTCCACTTTATTTCGGGATATACAGCAAGAGTAGCTGGCACTGAAAAAGGGGTAAAAGAACCCAAATCTGTATTTAGTGCATGCTTTGGTGCCCCTTTTATGGTACACCACCCATCAGTTTATGCCAAAATCCTCGGAGAAAAGATGTGCAAATATAATACCAAATGCTGGTTAGTGAATACAGGGCTTACAGGTGGTCCCCATGGAATTGGTAAAAGGTTCTCAATAGAATACACAAGAAGGATAATCAAATCAATATTGGACAATGAACTGGACAACATCCCTTTTAATGAAGATCCTACATTTGGATTTTTAGTACCGACATCTATACCAGATCTGCCAGCAAGCATTTTAAATCCAAGAAATTCTTGGGAAGATAAGTCTAAGTACGATGAAACGATTCAAAAATTAGCCCGTGATTTTAAAGAGAATTTCCAAAAATATAAAGATAAAATAGATGAAGAGATATTAAAAGGTGCACCAAAATGCTAAAACAAACAGGGGTACACCTCCCCTGTTTGATTATAAAAACCTCCTCAAAACGTAAGGTAAAATCCCACCATTGAGATAATATTCCACTTCAATCTGGGTATCAAGCCTTGCTACCACTTCAAACACTGTCTTACCACCATCCTGTCTAACTGCTTCTACAGAAATTGTTTTACGAGGATATATCTGCTGTATACCTTTCAAATTAAAAACCTCATCACCTTTAAGACCTAAGGATTGCCAGCTTTCTCCATCTTTAAACTGCAGTGGAAGAACACCCATTCCAACCAAATTACTTTTGTGTATCCTTTCAAAAGACTCTGCAATTACAGCTTTAATACCGAGAAGTCTTGTCCCTTTAGCAGCCCAATCCCTCGATGAACCGGTACCATATTCTTTACCAGCTAAAACTATTAAAGG
Encoded proteins:
- the pckA gene encoding phosphoenolpyruvate carboxykinase (ATP), translating into MEKTEHSGLEAHGFKNLKRIHWNLSTPELYEEIIKRQEGILAHLGPIVVRTGHHTGRSPNDKFIVDDGVYSKDVNWSKDNKPISKENFERIYARIQAYLQTKEVFVQELYAGADKEYQIKVRVITETAWHNLFARNMFIREYDKDKLKDFQPDFTVINVPRFHAIPEIDGTNSETFIILNLEKKVVIIGGTSYAGEIKKSIFTVMNYLLPKKGVLSMHCSANVGKKGDVALFFGLSGTGKTTLSTDPERALVGDDEHGWSDKGIFNIEGGCYAKVIKLSQKSEPDIYECTRKFGTILENVTIDVITRRIDLDDDSLTENTRASYPITHLPNIVPDGIAGIPSNIIFLTYDAFGVLPPVAKLNMNQAMFHFISGYTARVAGTEKGVKEPKSVFSACFGAPFMVHHPSVYAKILGEKMCKYNTKCWLVNTGLTGGPHGIGKRFSIEYTRRIIKSILDNELDNIPFNEDPTFGFLVPTSIPDLPASILNPRNSWEDKSKYDETIQKLARDFKENFQKYKDKIDEEILKGAPKC
- the alaS gene encoding alanine--tRNA ligase, which gives rise to MVSGKEIRERFLKYFEKHGHRVVDSSSLVPHNDPTLLFTNAGMNQFKDLFLGLEKRDYNKAVTCQKVVRAGGKHNDLENVGRTARHHTFFEMLGNFSFGDYFKKEAIEYAWEFLTVELGLPKEKLFVSIYYDDEEAFKIWNEVIGVPTEKILRRGEKDNFWAMGDTGPCGPCSEIHIDLGPDAGCKRPDCNPDCDCDRHLELWNLVFMQFDRSFDGKLTPLPKPSIDTGMGLERITAVCQGKTSNYDTDLIKPIIDFTADLANKKYGVSEKDDVSFRVIADHSRSTTFLIADGVIPSNEGRGYVLRRIMRRAMRHGKMLGFDDSFFYRVCEYVVDFMGDHYIELKDKKDYISKMVAFEEKRFSRTLDVGLKMIEDIMEKNRDTKEISGVDIFRLYDTYGFPTDLLQDIAEDYGYKLDMIGFEKEMTIQQERAKKNWAGSGEERIPEIYKRLSHLKTEFKGYEDFSLDGSIIAIIRGEQEVESAVEGEEVDIVLNETPFYPEGGGQMGDTGTLTNGQALATVRDTKKIAGIIVHKATIRKGFLKLNDVVVANIDTQKRFATARNHTATHLLHRALQMVLGDHVRQAGSLVNDEKLRFDFSHFEGLSRENIYEIERIVNSEIIKNSIVKKEYMSIDDAIRSGAMALFGEKYDKVVRVVEVLGFSKELCGGCHVRQTGEIGFFKIISETSVAAGIRRIEAVTGIRAFDEVTRIYNILDTASSLLKINTDLISTKIQELIDENRALKRELDEIKTKDIMGFLGEVDKYSSDINGIRFVTFKINADDLETVRQLIDNIKNKIKSGVIFIPVINGEKLTFLCGVTKDLTAKLSANILVKEATKITGGGGGGRADFAQAGGKDISKLDEAINHLKNFITSQ
- a CDS encoding HNH endonuclease translates to MDNFFISDISEEEIKKERQKARELRKKQWWNTLISKGECYYCGKKVPPKELTMDHIVPLIRGGKSTKGNIVAACKDCNNKKKYMLPIEWEEYLNRIKKES